The genomic region GCCAATCTGGATGCGCGCGGGATCAATCGCCGCACGATTACGCTGCATGTCGGGGCGGGCACGTTTCTGCCGGTCAAGGTGGATGACACCGATGACCACAAGATGCATGCCGAATGGGGGTCGATCAGCAAGGAAATCGCCGATCTGATCAACGAAACCCGTGCCAATGGCGGACGTGTGGTTGCGGTCGGCACGACGTCGCTGCGACTGCTTGAAAGTGCGGCGCGCGAAGACGGGGTGGTTGAACCGTTCGAGGCAGAGACCGACATCTTTATCACGCCGGGCTATAAATTCCGCGCGGTGGACATGCTTCTGACCAATTTCCACCTGCCGCGTTCGACGCTGTTTATGCTGGTCTCGGCCTTTGCGGGGTTTGACCGGATGAAGGCGGCCTATAACCACGCCATCGAAAACGAATACCGTTTTTATTCCTATGGCGATTGCAGCCTGCTTGAATGCGCCAACAAAATTGATGCACGGACATAAGAACCGATGACCGAATTTCGTTATGAATTGCTTGCCCAAGATGGCAAGGCCCGTCTGGGGCGCATCCACACCGCGCACGGCGTCATTGATACGCCGACTTTCATGCCGGTGGGGACGGCCGCCACGGTTAAGGGCATGTTGCCGGAAAACGTTGCCGACACGGGTGCGCAGATCCTTTTGGGCAATACGTACCATTTGATGCTGCGTCCGGGTGCAGAACGCATTGCGCGTCTGGGTGGTCTGCACAAATTCATGAACTGGGACAAGCCGATCCTGACCGACAGTGGCGGGTATCAGGTCATGTCGCTGGCGAAGTTGCGCAAGATCACAGAAGAAGGTGTGACGTTTAAAAGCCATATCGATGGCCGCAAGTTCAACCTGACACCCGAACGTTCGATGGAAATCCAGCATCTGCTGGGTTCGACCATCACCATGGCGTTCGATGAATGCACCCCATTCCCGGCAACCGAACAGCAAGCGCGCGAAAGCATGCAGATGTCGATGCGCTGGGCGAAACGGTCCAAGGATGCGTTTGTTAACCGCGAAGGCTACGCGCTTTATGGCATTCAGCAGGGTAGCGTGTTTGAAAACCTGCGGCGTGAAAGCTCCGAAAAG from Thalassospira indica harbors:
- the tgt gene encoding tRNA guanosine(34) transglycosylase Tgt produces the protein MTEFRYELLAQDGKARLGRIHTAHGVIDTPTFMPVGTAATVKGMLPENVADTGAQILLGNTYHLMLRPGAERIARLGGLHKFMNWDKPILTDSGGYQVMSLAKLRKITEEGVTFKSHIDGRKFNLTPERSMEIQHLLGSTITMAFDECTPFPATEQQARESMQMSMRWAKRSKDAFVNREGYALYGIQQGSVFENLRRESSEKLAELDLPGHSVGGLAVGEGQQIMFDTLDFCVDMLPTNKPRYLMGVGKSSDLVGAVMRGIDQFDCVLPTRSGRNAQAFTHRGTLNLKNGRHRDDDRPLDDQCGCPACTKYSRAYLHHLIKAGEILGAVLLTWHNLAYYQDLMRGMREAIAEGGMDAFARDFHAGQEGGDIDPVPIIED